TTGGTCAATTCTTTGATCAATCGAGTTTTCTGCTCATCTGTTAAATTTCCAGCATTTTCTAAAGTTACGATCGGCATAATTTCCTCCTTTTATTACCCACGAAATGCACGAAAAAGACGCGAAAAATATTTAGTCATTTAGAAGATTGGACTTGGACTCGTGATGAAAAGCTAATCGATAAGAACTTTAATGCTTTCTATTTCGCAATGTATCAATGTTCTCCATAAATTTTGCAACTCTTTCCTTTGAAATCGGATTTTCCCAATAACCCTTTTCTTTGAAATAAGAACCAACAATAAATCCATCGGCATAATTCCAATACGAAGAAATATTTTTATCAGTAATTCCGGAACCGATCAAGACCGGAAGATCAGTTTCCTTTTTAACCGTTTTGAGTTCTATCGTGTCGGCAGGTCTTCCCGTAACCGTACCGGTGAGCACAATTCCATCACTTAAAAAAAATTCTGCTGCCTTGGCAAATTCTGTGATACTGATATCGGAAGTAAGATAATGAGATGAATGTTTTTTTTGAATATCGGTAAAAATCAGGATATTTCGGGCATCGATCTGTTTTCGATAACGCAGGAGTTCTCCCGCATCTGAATTCATCAGACCTTCATCTGCAATATGAGAAAATACAAATCCTTCTGTCCTGATAAAACTCAAACCGGCAGCTTTGGCTACAGCAAGTGCCTGCTTATTTGCTCCTGAAAGGATTTGAATTCCAACCGGAAGCGAAACACTATTTTTAATTTCACAAGCAACTGCTGTCATGGAAGCAACGATTTCCGGTCCGACATTTCTAATCAAATAAGGAACATCGTGCATATTCTCGAGGGAGACGGCATCAAATCCGGCATCTTCATAA
This portion of the Candidatus Cloacimonadota bacterium genome encodes:
- a CDS encoding BtpA/SgcQ family protein, giving the protein MKIIEKLFKKEKAVIGMVHIQALPGTPRHSKSMKEIISKAVEEAELYEDAGFDAVSLENMHDVPYLIRNVGPEIVASMTAVACEIKNSVSLPVGIQILSGANKQALAVAKAAGLSFIRTEGFVFSHIADEGLMNSDAGELLRYRKQIDARNILIFTDIQKKHSSHYLTSDISITEFAKAAEFFLSDGIVLTGTVTGRPADTIELKTVKKETDLPVLIGSGITDKNISSYWNYADGFIVGSYFKEKGYWENPISKERVAKFMENIDTLRNRKH